CAGCAACATGTGCGCTCATTGTGTCAATAGCTTCTATTttttcatcatggaacatgtgcagAGTTTCCTAAAAATATTTTATTCAATTATAGGAATTCAAGGGATATAAAATAATCATAGGGAGATTTTGGGGGGCAATACCGGAAGCCAAATGCATGCAACACATGCTCCTGCCGCTAGACCCGATATGACGATGCAAGGGAGGAAATATGGATACCTATAATTATATGTAGTTTGAAAGGTTTATCTTATATTCCCAATGATGCAAAATTAATATCATTGAAACAGTGTGAGTAATAACTTACCTTCCAAATATGGATTCTTCAGAGAAAATATTTGGGTACTTCTTTGCAGGCTGATACAGTATAGAGAATACACAATGTTAGCGAAAATACATTCAAAAATAGGAACAATAATCACTCTCCAAAGGGACATGTTATGTTCATCCTACGAACAAAAGTTCTACTTATTACTTTTAACGGTTAAAATAAAAATGTATGGAAATTCCCTCAGAATAAAGCTTTACTAAACTTTCAGTGGGACGCCACGATAGAAAAGTTCTTGCTATTGGTCCAGTCTTTCATTTTTCCATCAATTAGTAGATGATACATTTTTCTCAAGCTCTACACCATGGTTACATATAATTACGGTGACTTAATGAGTAACTGCAGTAATAGCTTTGTTGGACTACTATATACAACATCTTTTCCACGCACTTGGAAGTAACTTGCCCTTAGTTTGGTAAAATGGTTAAAAATACAATGTTTGTTCTTAAAGGTCGGTTTTGTATTTCTTTAACTCTACATCAAAGTTGATTTATTCTCACTTGTGCAAGAAATCCTCCAATGGCTGGCCCAATAATAAGAGCTATTGCTCGCGAAGATGTAACCTGCGGCATAACGCTAAACATGACTAATAGCTAGTAACCGAATCTGAAACACTAAACATAAAGATGAATTGTTCTTACCAGAGAAATTCCTAGAGCTTGATGCTCTTTTCTGCAGACTTCTGAGGCATAGGCCTACGGAATGCAAGCACAATTGTTGGGTTTTCAATAACTAAGTACTTTTTAATTCATCTAGTCACTTGTACAGTAGAAAATTTACCTTGATTGGTCCTAATATACCACAGAGTAACCCAAGTAGCCCCCTAGTAACAATTGCCATCCAGTAAGTCGTGCTAAGGCCGAAGAGGGTGTTAAATACAATGCTGAAAAGGAAGATGCATAATAGGGTTTACTTTGATTTAGTTGAATGGGGTACAAAATATGTTTTGACATGCAACCGTATTTGCCATACATTGAGAGGATACTAATCACAATGCAAGGCTTCCTCCCATATTTGTCAGCAAACATGCCCCATGGCACAGCACTAATGGTTCTTCCAAGGAAATATGCAGCCCCTTAATACACATAGTATACAGTCAGTAACTCAATGTACTAATGGTACTTCATTGTAGTACTTTTCCCCGTATTTTCCCAATAAATTGGCAAACGGTCAGAGGGAACAATTAATCCTCACCGACAAAACCAGCATAGAACCCGATGTCTTGTTGTTGCTTTGCGACTTTCAAGTCCCTAATCTGTTGCATCATAACAAAGGTGAACACATAATTAATCACCATCCAGTATGTAATAATTCATCAAAGCAAACAATAACTTGCGTGCACAGAATCAGAATATATCGACGCCCAAGTTTTGCAACATCTCTACATACCATGAAGTATAGGTAGGGAAATAGTGACTGGATCGGCAGCGCTGGAAAGATAACATACCAGGTGTTAGTTAGCAATCGCTAAATTTAATAAGATAACATACCGTGGCGACGAGTCTTTGTTTGACCAAAGTTGAAAGAAaaatatatcaacattcacaaCACAAGATCAGTAGCATTAGGGAAGTGTACTTTTGTATTTCGTTTATACATCCTGCATAATACTATACCACTAATcccacaaaaataaaataaaaaaaatactacgcCCACTAGTCCTGCATAGGGAGGATGCTTCATGCATGGCCTGGCCGTTGCCCACGTGAGTACGAGTAGAGTAAGCACCCACCCGAACTGACTCGTCGCCACGGTGTCGTCCATGCCATACAGTGCGATACGACGTACCTACCCACCTTCCTCCTCCCCGCCGCGTCCCCAGGCTCCTGGCTGCGGTCGCTGTCAGCTAGGAATTGAATTGATGAGCCGAGAGAGACACCTACCGGAGCCGCCGTACGTCGTCTACTGCTCCCTCTGTTcgaaaaaatttatccctcaaatgCTATATACATCCATTTAAAAAACAAGTTTGGGACAAAATTTTTCAAACGGATGGGTATATGGGAAGCATGTACAAATGGATAGACCACTGATGTTTGTCATGCTATTTCCGCTTGTGGAGTACTCCcttcatccgaaaatacttgtcatcaaaattaataaaaagagatgtatctagaactaaaatacgtttaaatatattttattttatccattttgatgacaagtatttccagacggagggagtagttgctatAATATCAACATACTACGATTGCTTTGAAAAGCATGTCCAACTAGCTAGATGAGAAACATTTACAACTCATCAAAAAAGAAACACAGGTGAGGACTCACTCACCGGCGCAGAGGCAGATGACCCAGACGTAGAAGAAGTTGAGGTAGGGGACGCCGGCGTTGGTCTTGTTGATCTGGTCCAGCCTGCACCCGGGGCACCCCTCCTTGCACACCCTCCTCTCCCTAGGCAGCAATGGCGccgcccccgcctccttcctctcGCCGGCGGCCATTTCCCTCTCTGTACTGAGCAGGACGAATAAATAAAACTCGGGTTTGGTGGAATGGCTAGCTAGACTGCTGCTGCTCTTTTTCTAGTGTTGTGAAGCGGGGCGTACGGGGAGGAGGGCAGCTGGCTTTTGTAGACGGGTGGTGTGACGTGTGCCGGGTTCGGTTCGCTCCGTGTGTGGTTTGGGGCTTCCAGCTTCCAGGGACGCTGCCACGAGTTTTCCAACCTCCATCGGTCTCAGATCCATTTCCGCATCACCTTTCAATATTCATTGCCCCACTGCCCTGAACCATGCATACCTAGCCATGCATTGAGGTTTGCTGTCGACCGTGGTTGCCTAAGGGCAACTCCACGCACGATCTCAATAAGATGTTTGTTTTGTCCAGATTTCGTTCGTTTGGAAAAGAAAACGAACACGTCCATCCGCTTGCGGTCGTGCGGTGTGGTGCGCCCAACCGGGCCGTCCTATCCCAAATTTTCCGTGTAGTTGGACTTGAATTTTGACCCAAAATAAACTCAAATAAACGTTGCAAATAATATTAATATAAACATCTACACATCCTCACGTTCACATTAGCCAACTTCAACATAGTTCTTAATTAAACGTAAACTTAAAAGAAATAAAAATGAAATTAGATAAGGTCCGTCGTCAGTTGCCCTCATCCTCAGTAGTCGCCGTCCTACTCGTTGTCGTCGCCAGTGAGGTCAACGTATGGAGGTGGCTGCCAGAGGTGGGCTGGCGGCCCCTGCCAGACGGAG
Above is a window of Triticum dicoccoides isolate Atlit2015 ecotype Zavitan chromosome 5B, WEW_v2.0, whole genome shotgun sequence DNA encoding:
- the LOC119306826 gene encoding probable peptide/nitrate transporter At3g43790; translation: MAAGERKEAGAAPLLPRERRVCKEGCPGCRLDQINKTNAGVPYLNFFYVWVICLCAALPIQSLFPYLYFMIRDLKVAKQQQDIGFYAGFVGAAYFLGRTISAVPWGMFADKYGRKPCIVISILSIIVFNTLFGLSTTYWMAIVTRGLLGLLCGILGPIKAYASEVCRKEHQALGISLVTSSRAIALIIGPAIGGFLAQPAKKYPNIFSEESIFGRYPYFLPCIVISGLAAGACVACIWLPETLHMFHDEKIEAIDTMSAHVADLTLEDGKAQQFGPGRMSSTMSLLKNRQLMSGITLYCIFSLHDTAYLEIFSLWAVSSRRYRGLSLTTQDVGIVLAISGFGVLVYQLVIYPLLAKYAGLIKPFRSAAVLSILLLATYPFMCSLYGVELKVLIIMASLLKNMFAESLAYSFATITIACNILQNTAVVQEQRGVANGISVTLMSVFKAVAPAAAGILFSWAQKNITGLFLPGDHILFLMLNMVSVIGLSLSFKPLFSMPSVTK